In Glycine max cultivar Williams 82 chromosome 10, Glycine_max_v4.0, whole genome shotgun sequence, the DNA window tattaaataaaaatatttatttaaataaaaaatatatatgactttaaagtgataaatactattaaaaatataaaaaaatacaactttgaagttgtatttatacaaaaaattaagaagtcagtaaatttttttataactttaaactCAAAAGTCATAAATTATAGTATGACTTAATCGTTTTTGGATGTTTATTTAAAATGGATCccatgataatttaaaaaaaaaaaaatccctaaatGATCTGCATTGTCCAACCTATACATTTGACCATATCAAGTGCCCTTTTTACCATGTGTactctattttataaaaaagaaaacatttttttaaatatcaaacatatatctctagattattttataacaattctTAAATTGAATAACACTGTAGacatatataaacaaaagtaATTTCATAGATATATACATCAGTAGCCTTGAATTCTGGAGGTACAATAGCAAAAAGATCAGAGCTTCAAAAATATTGTCCTGTATGGAGAACTAAGCTAGCTATGCTATATTACACTAACAGATACTTTCATAATTCTTCCTTGCCTTCTTATTTTATTACTGTCATATTTATAACGATTTTAACAAAAGATAAGATATGGTATTCCAAATGACttaacagaaaaggaaaatatcCTAATAACAGAATGCAACAATATCGTAATTAGTTATAACTGCAACAATATCGTGATTAGTTATAACTACTTTGCTGAGCTGTCCAAAGAAAGGAATATCCTAAGAGAAGGAAGATCAAGCATAGTCAGGGAGGTAGGCTGGTGTCGTATTGCTATCATACCTGCTGCactaatcaaataataatatataaaaaaaaaaaacttaatttccaAGTCCCAGGACTACTCATTTCTCCTCCAAAATCAACACTCAGAAACAAGAAAACACAGAACAATATAAGATGAAGAATAGAGGATTCACTTTAGTTTAGTACATTGCCAAACACAACAATTTTAcattaatagtttaaaatttaactcCACTTTTCTATTGTCTAGACACCTTAAAATAAGCTTCAAGTTTCTTTCTCAGTGCAACATATTCTTTCTTCAATTGTTGGAAGCTCCTCATGCATctgcatattcaataaaaaaagccTTCAGTTCTTGGCCCTTACTTTGCagcttttgtaaaacaaattgAGACTAAAACCATAATCTAATAGTGAAAGATATATTATCCTTCTGCATTTCCTGCCCTGCAATATTCCCAGAACAGATTGCACGCTGCTTTTTGCCTACAATCAACATAACAGTCAAAATGTAGGCATTCTAGTTCTTTTTCCCTATGTATTTTTTCCCTTAAGGAGAATGATATTGCGATGCCCAAAATAATGGAAATACTGTTGAAAAAATATGTTGTTGCTGGGGTTACACAAAGATCAGATAAAGTTCAGTGCTATAGCAATTGTCTTGTCCATTTAGTGCAAAAGaattgaagaaaacactcaaatattttttttcagttgaagTAATAATTTAGAAGATACAGTAGTAAAGAAATTCTAGAGTGGTCTAATGGACAGAATGTAGGCCAATTGTTGCTTTTGTAGCTtgatttaatcaataaaatttctttatgCAGCACATTCCTTGGGATTGATTGCTGCATTTACTTACTTGACTAGAGTGAATTTTTCAGCACTTTTTAGCCGAATATTCGTTGCCCTTCTGCTGTTTTAACAATGGGTTATTATGTTTCTGCATCACTGGATTGTGTTGTTTGTGATTGCATAAGGTATGGTGTTGCACTAAGTTTTAGTTCAATAAACCCACATGCATCACatagaatctttttttttttttgaggaaaaagaaaaagaacatgaTTGTGTTTGGAAATCAGTTAGTAATCTGGTTTCACGCTTTCCAAAGCAATTTCCCACTTTTCTAGGCAGCAAATGTAActggaaaaaattgaaaattattactTCTACGTTAAACAAGAAGCAAGGTTAATATAAACACATCCATGACTTCGTGTCTTTAACAAATAGAccttgtaaaaaaatttctattttgttttaaaacttttaattaatccTTGAACTCTTTCCCGTAACAGTAAATATAGTAAGAGCTCAAAGTTCAAAGATTGTATGAAAGGAGATAAAAGTTAGGAGTGATTATTTACAAAGATACAAAGTTTAAGGTGATCTTATgatttttcccttctttttatTATAAGCATGTACTGCTGTTCACTATATCAGTATATCACTGAGAGAAAGATCTAAACAAATTTGTCTCCATCTTCGTTCTGCTGTACAAAAtggaggaaagaaaatgaaaataaaattgttttataattgCATTAAGATTGTAGAATTTGTCCCTCGGTTGAAGTATGCATACATATGATACCATACCATAACGTGAAGAACTATGCATAGACAGAGGACACCTATAAAACAAAGGAACTCGAGACAAAACTTTTCTCTAATACCTTTTAGCTACATATAAATACACGTATGATTTAGACAACACTTCTAATTAAAAACAAGAATGAAATACACGCACTTTGTAATTGATTTAAAGTTACAGACAGCACCGAGAAACATATATCTACATCATTATTGAGCATCTAGCTGTAGAAAACCCGAAGTAAAATTGTCACACAATAATAGCATCACTAGAATTATGAACTAAGTACTTTGTTGATCAGAGACTTTGGTTAAACTGGAACCGTCCTAGCAGACCCTGCCATCTCTATAGCCTCAGCACCATCATCTTCATTCTCCCCACTCAACTCTTCCAGTGATTTTCCCTTTGATTCTGGTACTAACAAGGTGAATACCATTCCAAAGAAGTTGATCACACCAAGCACAATGAGGGAGTTCTTAACCCCAATACCAGTTGGGTAACCATGATCAACCTTGTTGGGGTTCGTACTTTGTGCAGCATACAAGAATCCAAATGCACCAACAATTGCTCCTGCCTTTCCTGCCGCAGCTGAGATTCCATGACAAGTAGATCTCAGCCTTGCTGGGAAAATCTCTGCCGGCACAACAAATGTGGTGGCATTTGGACCAAAATTGGAGAAGAAAAAGGTGAAAGAATACATCACAACAAACCCAATATTGTTGTGATTCTTCCAGTGATTGTAAGGTATAGCAAGAGCAAACATGAAGACTGTCATGAAGAAGAAACCCATCAATTGGATGGCGAAACGTCCAATGATATCGATAAAGGCCACCGTAAACCAGTACCCTGGCACGGTGCTGCACAATGCTATCAGTGTCTGTGCTCTTGCAATCCTATAAACTTCATGGATTGCATTCATGTCTTGTGCAGGAGGAATCCATCCAATGGCAGTGAAAATGTCCTTTTGGAAAAGGTTCTGGCTGTAGAAGGCAATGTCCAACAAGAACCAAGTTACCGTGGTTCCAACCAAGTGCAGCCCGTGGCGTTTGGCGAATTCCTTGCTGAACAAGCCATACTTTTGGTTTTCACTCTCAACCATGTGCTGCAACTTGTCCTCTTCAGCTTCAACCTCAACTTGCAACACCTTAGACATGTCTGAAGCAGCTTGTTTTGCATTCTTGGCTACAAGGGCCGTGTAGCGAGCCGTCTCTGGCATTTTCATTCGCCAATAGTAGGTAAGAGCAGCCGGGACTGCACCAAACATCAAGATGATACGCCAAACGTAATCAAGCGAATCCACTTTCGATCCAGCTGGATTGTCCTTGTAACTAGGAAGATCGTACTTGTGGTCATATGCAGATGACACAATCAAGGCAACTATTCCACCAGCCATGATTCCAAAACCCTGCATTGCAAACACCGCAGCAATGAATGACCCTCTAGTCTTTTTGTTGGCATATTCAGACATAATTGTAGCTGATAGAGGGTAGTCACCACCAATCCCAAAGCCAAGCCAGAATCTGAAGAAACAAAGTGTGGCCATGACACCCTTAGGGGTGTCGCCAAAAGAGAGTCCCGAGGCAATGGAACACAGAACCATAAGCATAAGAGTTAAGCCATAAACCCTTTTCCTTCCCAACTTGTCACCAAGCcatccaaagaaaagttggccGGCTAAAGTGCCACATAGTGCAACACCAGTCACAGCAGCTTGAACATTAGGAGGAAGAACACCAGGCTTCGGGTTCCTTATGTCTGTGTAATATAACCTCCCCAACAACTTGGTCACAAGGGAAATGCAGAAAAGATCATAGGCATCGGTGAAGAATCCCATTCCAGCAATCACAATAGCTGTGAAGTGGTACCATTGTGTCTTTGCCACATCGAGTGCATTAAGCACTCCTAGTTGTCCTCCCGCCATCACTCACTAACTCAGCTACCTGATGTGCCACAATCAATGATTAGAATTTTCCAgcacaagaaacaaaaataaaaaaataaaaaaaaagatactagTTTTTGTATGTGTCAAATTCAACTATAGTCTAAGACTATAAGCAAGcaattccatatttttcttcccttcgtaccccattgcccagaggctcttcgctatgcgaaggtatgggggagggatgttgtacgcagccttacctttgcatatgcaaagaggctgtttccggattcgaacccatgaccaacaagtcaccaaggcacaactttaccgctgcaccagggctcgccctcttcAATACTAACAATTTGAATGGAAAAGAACTGGTGTTTGCAATAACAGTGAAGGAATGATATAACGAGTTCCACACTTTGTACTAATtatcaagaataaaatattgaataatcGACAAATTAAGTGTATATTTTAGTAGACTTTTGtaagaaattaagaattttaatgAAGGTtcgaaaggaaaaaaaaatacggCAGATGTTCATCTTTCTCAGGCTGAAGCATTGGATTGATGAAAAACCCTTACTTTTTGgtatttttctaatatattcATAGTGAACAGCCACCAAAGTTGAAAATTCCTATAATAAAACTAttacattaatatattatatgaatttGACTCTGAACTAACAACGACTCTATAATTCCAGCTCCGGAAAGCTTGTCATGTAATAGATATTTTCACATAGCCATGtcatataaaattgtgtttattattaaatagaCAAGATTTTATGTATGAAAAGAAAGATCAACACAATTTTCTCATATCAAAGTCGTGTGAGAATTTAGTAAAAGAAGGTGAGATCTATTCTCACTTTTCAACCACTTCACCCAAATTGCTTAAGGTGTGGATTCAACCAATGAGTCAACTTCAGTATATACAATGATAGAGAAAATTTGGTTCAGAAATTGGAAATTCATTGGTAATTTggtactatttttctttttctggtgTCCCCACCAAACCAAAAGAACAGAGACGTGAAGAAAAAAAGGGTGTGGAAAATCAACTGCAAACAGGGAATCTACAGGTGTTGAACCAAGTCGCTAGCAGACCATGGGTAGCACGAGGAAACCagaaaaaactcaaaatttggtaaaagacaaaataaagCATAGACACTGGAAAAGATTTATCAtcctaaattataaaaataaaataaatttaaaaaacaaacggCAGAGGAGAATGGTTTGTGTTTGTGCCAATAATTTCCTGAACAATTAATTCCGTTGAGAAGGTTCGGTTTTTGTTTAGAGGGACGGGGTTGGAGTTGTTTCATGGAAAATCAGCATAAACTGTAGGAAAAAAAGGATGGGTAAGGCTAAAAGTTGTTTCTTTTGTGTTTCACTTCATGGGTATGGAATATGGATAACATAACACAACCACTATTTTGCAAAAAGGGTGAGTGGGTCAGTGGTGGATGATGAGGAGAGGAGAAGAATCACGAAATTGGTCTCCTCGTATCATATCATACGGGTAAAAAGCAAGTTCCAGATTTTTAGCGGTGGAATGGTAATgattagtaaattataaaattggaaAAGGGAAGTGAAGTTGTGTTTGTGCTCTTAGAAAAGTGGGCCTCCCACCAAGGAACTCAACCAGAGGCTACAACTACCAGTGAGTTAGTTTGACTTCCATGCCATGCATAACCAAAAAGTTCCattaaggaaaatgaaaaaagggTCTCACCTGTTAACAAGGGAGAGGAGGGGGGACACTTGGTTGGTAGTGACCAGGGCTAGGTTGAAGGAGGAGAGAGTGTTTTGTGTTGGGAATGAAGAGGTAAGGAGAGAGGGTGAGTTGTTATATAGTATAGCACAAGACGAAGCTGTCACCAGAAAATAGAAGGAATGGCTTCAAGAATCCAGAATCAACGCAGGTATCTGGTGGTATATGCTCATTCCTACACTTTGTAGTTCACACTTTCTGGTCAACGCTTTCACAAATCGCTTGCTTGCTTCATCTATCTCTTTACGCTCTTTCTAATGCTTTGGCCGCTTGCTTTTAAagattataagttttttttttttaatgacattaaagattgaaagttaaaacCGAAAGAATAAgctattgttatatatatatatatatatatatatatatatatataacattgctTGCTTCATCTATTTCTTTACGTTCTTTTTAACAATTGCTTGCTTtgctttaaaatattaaaagttaaaacagacAGAGTATGTAATCATTTTTGTAATTTggtgtatatattaatataaaacagAGAATATTTTTacatgacaataaaaaaatatagaatattgGAACGaaatttgaatgaaaatttaataaaaaaatatttttttaattttgatcatttaataaaatttaataattaatattttcccTCTCAttcttaaatgaaaattattattattattattaatgatagATATTACAAAATCCAACAAATTtaacatatatgataatttatgatttttttaactactATGATATTAGTGTGGAGTATTCACCAATTTTCTTTGTGATTAATccgtgtaaaaaaaaaaaaaaaagcttggttGCCCATATTTATTGTGGTCTCCCTTcacaattatgtttttttcttagaCTAATAACTTGTTGGgatatgataatttatgattgagaTGAAAAACTAATTATAAGATGAAatgttagttttaaatttttctaaactttattcatatattttagtttgtaaTTTTGTTGATGTAGCTAGTCACACATAATAAATGAGATTGGTATCAAACACAATAGGTTGAGGGACAACCACGATGTTTGACCcaagaaaaaaactattttcttttgttgtcttcttctctttctcacaacaaaatttttaaattgtaaacaATATGACATAAACTTAACGTTGTTGGCGTGAGCCTACACGGTaaagacatttattttttaaatggctTAGGATGCGACACATAGAATATCTTTTTGGCTAATCCAATTCTTGGATATCCATTTTGGTATGTATACGAGAGGAGACAGGACGACCTTTagaatttcttttcatcttCGGGTCGGGGCAGATTCTTGGCTCATGAGATAGTGGTCAATATGTTTCGTTGCGCAATTCAACAAACAATCTTCTGTACACATTAGAGACACTTTTCAATGTATACACATGATGTATGTAGTTCCTATACTGATGGTGAACATGCTTACAAGCAGCAGTAACATGAGACAAGGCATGTGCAATTTTTAGAATTTGTCATAGTCACACCACCCTTCATCTAGCTTAAATCAAAAGTGTCCCTAACGCATTGATGTAAAACAAATGTGTCTTTGATACATTTAGGGTTTAGTATCCATAATTAGGGTTATGGTTAGGGTAAGGTTTCAAACCTAGGGTTTAGTTAATATATTTAGGGTTTGGTGTCCAGAATTAGGGATAGGGTTCATGGTcatacttagtaaaaatggtaCATAATTAGGGTTTAGGTTAGGTTTCAttgtttatcatattcatgtatTAAACTAATTAACAGAAATGTGCATGCAAATTTTCATAacaagaaaaaatcatttttatctaaaaaaattcattccaTGAGGATAACTTTTTGCATCTAGATTATTATGTGTATCAGttattttgattcaaataaTGTTGCATTTTCATAGTTTTCATGTTAATGAAGTCAATAAGACAACTTTTGGGACTCCAATTGACCTTGAAACACATTAACAAAGTggtcaaaaacaagaaaaatcactaaaattccaaaatttcaattcatGAGGACAACTTTCGACACCTAGGTTGTTGTATGTATCAGTTATTTTGGTTCAAATAATGTTTCTTTCCCATAGTTTTCATGTTAATGAAATCGATAAGACAACTTTCGAGATTGATAATGAAGTCATGGTTTAGGTTTAGGGTAGCAGTAAGGTTTTTGATTGAGGTGATGTATTAGACTACCTCAttgcatattatatttataatgtttaatGACTTATCACATGCACATTAAAAAGAACGGTCAAAATCTCACTGATAAAATCAACGACTtagataaaattgattgaatCAACGCATGTTTAATGACCAAGATCACACTGTCAAAATCAACTATTTAGATAACACTGGGTAGAGCAACGCATGTTTAATGACCAAGATCCCACCGAAAAAATCATCGGCTTAGATAACACCGATTTGAGCACTACATGTTCAATGATCAAGATCCCATTGACAAAATTAACACTCAAGATACAATGCATGCAATGTCATCATATGCACACCGACTCACTTTCTCTCGTTCTCTCGTATATCACTCTTTAACTTCTTTTTAACATTAGTACCAAAGCCTAAACCATGAAAGCTACAATCATTCACCTTCTTTGGAAACAACACCTTCATAGACCTGGAGAAATATGTAATACGTTATGTTTaattgaatattaattattttatgatttaaaaatagtcatgttgttattattttgatttctacAAATGATGTAATCCAGTCATATGCTCAAGATATGTCTTCTCTAGATCCTAGAATTGAATCTTTGTTGGTTTAGGTTGGGTTTTCAGATGTTGCAAAACTCGGATAGATTAAAATCAATGATGTTTTAATGATTTCTTTGGAAGAACAAACTGTTGTTCCTAATAAATAACTTCAATCATAAGAACATGGGCGAGTTTGCGGACAACCAACAAGAAACATGCAACCTCACATATGTGGAACTAGTGAACACAGACAACATTAATTACCCTTGTTAACTTATGGTGTACTATGAATGTCAGTTTGTTCTTATTAATTGATTGAACATTGAACATTGTATTTATTGATTGAGCACTGCATTTTTCTTAGACGAATTCATTAAGCATTGCATTTTCTGAGACGAATTTTTTGAACAATGCTTTTATCAAGATGATTTGACCTCATAATGCTTTTTTCGAGACAATTTGAGTGAACAATACTTTTTATGAGATGATTTGATtgaacactatttttttttaattcgcaaaccaactataataaatcaAGACACAATCTAAACTGCTTTTGAGTTTATCACCTAATACAAATAGTAGTAGGGGTTAAATGAACCTCAACACCTTTACTTGATATTCACCATATTGCTTAAAACATGGAGAGTGCATCCATTGTTATGTATTGTAATGGTGACATGATTCCATCATACAAAGGGACACACTCTACCACTAAGCTAATAGTGAGAACATGTCGTTTGATGccgtaagaaaaataattgttgacGTCAACAGAGGTTGTAGAATTTTACTTGATCTTTTTTATCGTCAACCAATTTACATAGATGATTGTGTTGAATACAATTATATGGAGCTCAAATGCGACAATGatgtgagaattttttttttcatttattcggAATTTAGTACCAAAGGTTCAATTGAGTTGAATACAACTTTTAGGCGTTTTCCaaatgaaatccttgttttgATGCAAAAACCAAGAAAACCAATAACTGTTGTTGAGATCATTACTCTGATGCGTAATAAATCTGTATAGTCATTGCATAAATTAGTTGTTCTAACTTTTTTATGTACTTTAATCTAGTCTTTgagttatttatctttttattttttttttcttcttcaatctaGATAAACTtagtttcatctttttctttttctttttttaggtaTGTTTACTTTCAATTTATGTCACCTATTCTTAATATTTCATTTGATGAAtaattgtttcttaaaaaaatattctttgataaaaaatgaattatgagtgttttcttttaaataaattaattgaaaatcatCTTAGTCTTGGAAATTTATTTCCATAACAATAGTGGAGATACAAGGTGCATGTTGTGTCATAGAAAGGAAaacatgataaataattttaaacaaaaaaatcaatataaaactaACAACAACATATGCCAAAAAACATTTGTTagttctaatatatatatatatatatatatatatatatatatatatatataaatttaaatatatacaaacaaaatattaaaaataaataacaaaagattttttttaaaaatcaaacacatcgattcttagattaaaaaaaagcatgTTGAGAATTGATTCCTTGAGAATCAAGTTTCTCAATGTACCATGAACTGATTTCTTaactaaggaaaaaaaaacgtgAGAATTatttgtggatt includes these proteins:
- the PHT1-1 gene encoding inorganic phosphate transporter 1-1 isoform X1; the protein is MAGGQLGVLNALDVAKTQWYHFTAIVIAGMGFFTDAYDLFCISLVTKLLGRLYYTDIRNPKPGVLPPNVQAAVTGVALCGTLAGQLFFGWLGDKLGRKRVYGLTLMLMVLCSIASGLSFGDTPKGVMATLCFFRFWLGFGIGGDYPLSATIMSEYANKKTRGSFIAAVFAMQGFGIMAGGIVALIVSSAYDHKYDLPSYKDNPAGSKVDSLDYVWRIILMFGAVPAALTYYWRMKMPETARYTALVAKNAKQAASDMSKVLQVEVEAEEDKLQHMVESENQKYGLFSKEFAKRHGLHLVGTTVTWFLLDIAFYSQNLFQKDIFTAIGWIPPAQDMNAIHEVYRIARAQTLIALCSTVPGYWFTVAFIDIIGRFAIQLMGFFFMTVFMFALAIPYNHWKNHNNIGFVVMYSFTFFFSNFGPNATTFVVPAEIFPARLRSTCHGISAAAGKAGAIVGAFGFLYAAQSTNPNKVDHGYPTGIGVKNSLIVLGVINFFGMVFTLLVPESKGKSLEELSGENEDDGAEAIEMAGSARTVPV